The nucleotide window caaaattttcaatttttttcaattttcatcGATTTCAACCACTTTCAATCGCTTCAAAGCTTTATCCAcaaaccctttcccgggctcccccatccccacacttgggatacattgtccccaatgtatgatGCTTTCAAAATATAGCCCGGGAAACAAACCAACTATCCTAAATAAGCGGCTAACTCATACCAAAACAAACCAACGAAACACATCCCATAAAACGACACATAGAGTTTAAACACCACCAAGTACAAAACATGAAACAAACATAAAGAGAAGCAGTTAGTTGTTCATAACGGGGGAGAGCACATGGACCTGAACAAATCAGAGAGTGCCTCACTGATATGACGGACCCGGTGGCCCACCATAAAAACCGCCCAAATGCTCATAGAATGAGCTCATATCAAATATGTCTGCTAGATGCCCTCCTTGCTGCTCCTGTTGCTGTGCAGATGACGACTGAGGCTCTTGATGTTGTTGCTGCACAGGATACTCATACGGTGGTGGCCGGTACGGGTACGAACTCTGAAAATGTGGCTCCGAATACTGTCGCGGGAGCCACATTGAGCCATGTACTTGAGGCATCGGATGTCGAGGCATGCCTGGCTCATACGGAGGTAACTGACTATAATCCACATACGGTGGATTTTCAACAATGGGGACCCCGGCATAATAATCCAGATGCCTTCGAATTTGATTCCTGTCATAAGCTTGCAAATTCAGTTCCATTTGAGCATCCATATGCCTTACCTGATCAGATCGATGCATGTACGCCATCAACTCATCATGCTGTTGTTCTCTATTGACATCCTGCCTCGTCCCTTGATCATAGATAGCCTTCTGCCACAATTCCCAATCAGCATACTCAGGTGGCAGACTACTATCTACTCTCGCTTGCATCTCGTCGTCAAACACTCCCCATGAATAACCCGAATGTCTCGGCTCATACTGTACCAGTTCTTCTGCTCGAACACTAGACCCCTCGCCACCAAGTTCTCCAGCTGCCCTTTTTCTTCTTATCAACTCCTCATCGCTGGAGTCTAAGTCATCCATTCCGCCCTGACTCGGTTTCTCCTTACCCCACTGTAAAATCTTCAACTTTGCTTTATCACTGAATTCAATTTTCTGCCACACTTTTGTTTGCTTATATAAATGGTTCTCATGCAAGCAAACTTTGCTAAGTCGGTAAACTATATGCGGCCTATTGTACGGTTTCTCTTTTGGAAGCAAAGCTTGTTGTTTTTCTAACAACGCACTGATCAAGCGCACATGAGGTGTCAGTTTCTTTCCTTTTTGATTTCGGCATCTCTATACATTCAGCAATACCAGATGTCGAAAAGAGAACTTGATTTCTCCAGTCAGGATAGCATATAAAATTGGTATTTCCCATAACCTCAGTATCGATTTATCACCTACCCTCGGGCTCACATTCGCTGCCACAAAACTAAACAACAACCGTACCAATGGCTTAAGATGGTCTCGCTTCATTGTGACTTCTCCCTTCTCTAGCATAAACAATTCTCGTTGCGTTACACTCTCACTGGCCAGATTTTTCTGATGCAAGAACAGATCATTTTCCTTGACATAGTTATAAAACTTATCTGCCTTTGAATCAAATGGGGCCAACTGTTTCAGGTTGCAAATGACATTGTAGCCGGCTTCCCGTTCACCATGCCGGTCAATGTAGTGGTCTACGACGGGGTCGGCCCGTCATCCTTTGTCAGTGTGCTCATCCATTCTAAAACACTTTTCAAATAAATATCCCCGTTTTTGTTACCTTGAAATTCCATCACAGCCCCCCACCCAAGATCTTCTAACATCTTGTGGAAACCCAAAGCTTTGAAATCAGGCTTGTACACCACTTTCTCGAGAGTCAAATTAGCCTTAATCGTCGATTCCGCGCCCATTTTTTCATAATATAACTCCGGTTGATAGGCAGCGGCCATCTTGCTAAGCGATCCTTCCTTCCATTGAACCGTATACGGAACATGCGCAAGACCGTATTGCGGTTCTATGACCGCTGGTTGCACTTCCTCCATTTCAGCGTCCCTAATTTCGATTCCAGTGCCTCTCCTTTTCCTCTCTCTAGCCGGTGCAGCAGGCTCCACCGCTTTCTGTTTTCCTGCATCTCTTTTTCGACCCATCTGCGCACAATTAGCCAAACAACACAACACTTAATTAGTTTACTTCGGCTTAAGCGCAATCAAGAACAAGTGTATGTTCCCGTGAACACCCCCACACTTGTTCTACATCATGACCATACTTACTAGTTCGTGAAATCATCACCTATAAGGTCCGATTCACTACTTTCAATAAGACTTTCAGAATTGTTATCATTAACGgcttttaaacaagtcttacatCATCAACAATGGTCATATGTTCATCTAAAAAAAACATGTGAATACCCCCAACCTCTTTAGTTCAGCAATTCAAGAACAATGTTCGTCAATGTATGACTCCTAACACTCTTAACCAAACATAGTATGACTAAGCATGCAAGAATCAAAAACAAAACAACTCACCATACCTTGACTTCATTGATTACAAAGAATGCAGGGGCGAAAATCATACCTTTCTGCCTTAGGAGGCTTGGAAAGACACTTATGTGACTTTAGATTCACGTTAGAAGAAAAACCCCCAAATTTGGAAATTAGGGTTCTTCGTGCTCGATATGATTCGTGAGATTCTGGATGTTTTCAAAGGAAACCGAGGTTACAGATGTGTTCCTCTCGAAAAAATACTCAATTTAGAGCTTTGAATCACTCGATTTGGTCAAGGAACGAGCAAGTTATGAAGGTTAGAAGCTATGGAGTTCTTGAAAGAACTTGGTGACGAAGAAGAAACATCTCACGTGATTTTGTGGTGAAAAGCTGCTGTAAGTTGACTTAGATGGATATAAACATGGATCGGGTGTTATTATTATGGTTTTATTCGTTTTATAAGCCCACTTAACCGACCCGGTACGACATATCGCTGATGTTGACGTCGTTCTGTGGCCCACGGTTCCAAACCGTGGGTCACGGTGCAATGTTGCGGTGCGAACAGCGTTTCCAGGCCGGGGGTCACGATCTGAACCGTGGGTGACTTTATGGGCCCTGTTGTGCTGACGCCGTTCCGTGTCCCATGGTTCCGAACCATGGGTCACGGTGCATACCTACTGCGCATACAGCGATGTTGAACTGTGGGTCACGATTTGCAATGGGGGCCATGGTTCCTTGATGCTGCTCAAACAAAAGCTTTGCATTGGAGTCAAGGTTTGTATTATTCAAGAACCTTATTAtgaatatacatacatacaaatttattattattattattattattattattatttttttaaaactagactctttttattttttttaactaaaacgtgacttttgctttttttttcaccaaaattatttattatttttaactatatatattttcttttacACGCGAGAATCGTGTTTTTTTTTTCGAATAGCTTTGCCTTTTACTTGTGTACTTCTCAAAATTCTTAACTCGCTCATTCCCCTTTGAAAACtagtgttgtcctcaacacttgAATTCGACTAAGACGCATACCTGGCGAGTCGAACTTCCTCACACTTGAATTCGGCTGTGGGTGTACTACGAAagcttgaattttttttttcgattacTCGCCCGCTCCACCCCCCGTGAAAAATCTGTGTCGTCCTCGACACTCGATTTAGTGCTAAAACATACCTGGGCATCTCCGACGTTCCCACACTTGCTCGATGTCGTGGGTGTATGTTCCGGAACTCCTTCAAAccaaaaaaaaaccaaacaatatacaaaaataaaaatgaacgaaatgaaatatgtacCGAAATCCGGGTTGCCTCCCGGTAGCGCTAAGTTTTAGTCTTCAGCCGGACTTCTCAAGACCCTCAGTCGGTCATATATTCCGGTGAACCTTCAAGAAAGCTCACCTCTTCTGGTAACGGATTCAAATCATCACCGTCTAGATACGGTTTCAGCCGATGACCATTAACTACTTGTCTTCGTTGGTCCTTCGGATCCTCGATTTCCACATCTCCGTATTGTCCCACTCGTGTAATAACAAACGGACCGGTCCATTTGCTCCTTAATTTACCTGGAAACAATTTAAGACGAGAGTTAAATAACCAGACTCTTTGACCTACCGAAAACGCCAAGCGCCTCAGCTTTGCATCGTGCACCACCTTCATCTTATCTTTGTACGCGGCTGCGGTATCATACGCCTCATTGCGTAATTCCTCCAATTCACTCAATTTCAACAACCTGTGGGCACCTGCATCAGAATAGTCAGTATTTACTTGTTTAATGGCCCACAACGCACGATGTGCAATTTCTAGGGGTAAATGACAACCCTTTCCATACACCAAACGATAGGGTGTAGTGCCGATAGGAGTTTTATAAGCGGTGCGATatgcccataaagcatcatttaATTTAGATGACCAATCCTTACGATCAGTTCGCAccgtcttttgcaaaatttctttaaTTTGCCTATTCGACACTTCAACCTGTCCActcgtttgtggatgatatggtgtagcaattcgatggtcaacgCCATACCGTTTTAAGAGTTTGCCAAATTAAAGTTTTTAAAGTGAGATCCTCCATCACTAATTATCACCCGAGGAACCCCGAACCTGGAAATGATGTTTGAATGGACAAACTTGCAAACAACGGTATGATCATTTATCTTAGTGGCAATTGCTTCAATCCACTTTGAAACATAATCAACCGCCACTAAGATGTATAGGTTACCATTCGAATTGGGAAACGTTCCCACCCCAGACATCAAAAATATcaacaaccaagattggttgcattggcatttcatccctttttgaaaTCCCACCCATCTTTTGACAATTCGGACAATGTTTAACAAACTCAAATGCGTCTTTAAACATGGTTGGCCAATAAAGACCAGCTTCAAGAACTTTATGGCCTGTCTTTTGTCCGCTAAAGTGACCGCCACATGCAGATGAGTGAGCATGATGTAATACTTCCAAGAACTCTGTCTCGGGCACACATATTCTAATAATTTGATCAGCACCAATTCGGAACAagtccggttcatcccaaatataATTCTTCACCTGCGACAGGAATTGTTGCTTCCGACGCTTATTCCACGCATCTGGTATCGTACCTGAAACAAGATAATTTGCAAAGTTAGTATACCAAGGTCGGGAACTCGCAGCCATTATAAACTCATCCGGAAAGTGCTCATTGATCTCGGGTGTGAACTCCTCTACTTCAACCGGTAGTCGTGACAGATGGTCAGCAACTACATTTTCACACCCCTTCTTGTCTCTGATTTCGAGATCAAACTCTTGCAACAGTAGGACCCACCGAATCAGTCTCGGTTTggcgtcctttttctccatcagGTACCTGAGTGCACTATGATCAGAGTAAACAATTACCTTGCTTCCACAAATATAAGATCGGAATTTATCCAAAGCATAAACAACGACAAGCAACTCCTTCTCTGTTGTGGTATAATTCAACTGAGCGTCGGAGAGGGTTTTGCTTGCGTAGTAGATAACTACCGGCTTCTTATCTACTCGTTGGCCAAGTACAGCCCCAATAGCGAaatcgcttgcatcacacattattTCAAACGACTTTGTCCAATCgggtgattgcaagattggggcttGTACCAATTGTTCCTTTAATACATTAAAAGCATTTAAACACTTATCATCAAATTCGAACGGAACATCTTTTAACAATAGATTACATAAAGGTTTCGTTATGACACTAAAGCCCTTAATAAATCTACGGTAAAATCCGGCGTGTCCTAAAAAGGAACGAACGCCCTTCACATTAGTAGGGGGAGGTAAAGTAGAAATGACTCTCACTTTTGCTCTATCGACTTCTATCCCCTTACTTGACACGACATGTCCTAAAAtataccctcttgaaccataaaatggctcttctCCCAACTGAGCACTAAATTAGTTTGGACACATCTTTCTAACACCCTAGATAGTTCATCTAAACATGAATCAAATGATGACCCAAAGACTGAAAAGTCATCCATAAATATCTCTAAGGCGTCCCCGACCATATCCGAGAATAtgctcatcatacacctttgaaaggtggccgGGGCATTGCACAacccaaatggcattcgcctaaatgcaaATGTGCCATAGGGGCATGTAAAGGTGGTCTTTTCTTGGTCATCAGGGTGGATAGCTATCTGATTGTACCCTGAATAACCATCAAGAAAGCAGTAAAATTTCTGACCTGATAATTTCTCGATAATCTGGTCAataaagggcaaaggaaagtgatccttTGATGTGGCAGCGTTCAGcttccggtagtcaatacatacccgccacccggttaccggccgggtggcTATCTGCTCGCCATTATCACCCTTGACAATTTGAATGCCTGCTTTCTTCGACACCGTTTGGGTTGGACTCACCCACGCGCTATCTGAAATGGGATATATGATCCCATGGTCCAACCACTTGATTACCTCTTTCTTTACCACTTCCCGCATGTTAGGATTAAGCCTCCTTTGTGTATCCCGTGCAGGCTTCGCATCTGCATCAGTAATAATTTTATGCATACAAACAGAAGGACTTATACCTTTCAAATCAGCGAGAGTCCACCCGATCGCAGCTCGATGGGTCTTCAGCACCTTCAGTaatgcttcttcttgttcttTCTCCAAATTAGCTGCAATAATTACCAGGAGAGTCTGATCCTCTCCCAAGAATGCATACTTTAGATGTGCTGGCAGCTCTCAGCTGGAAGGCTCTCCACTTGATGAGACCATGGAGGCCTTCTCTCTTGAACTGCTTGTGCCTCCAACTTCCGAACTTCCTCTTCCAAATCACACATGTGATTTTCTTCTACCCTGTCACAAAACAAACAACACTCGGGCACCTCATCCTCGACATGAGGATCACATCCATCTATAATATCTGCCATGAAACATTCATCACTTTGAAACATGTCAGTAACATTAGAAAACACATTTAATCGGACCTTTCTATTGCCGAATGTCATGTCGACTGTGCCGGTGCGACAATCGATCTGAGCATGTGCAGTGGCTAAGAAAGGTCGGCCCAAGATAACATTTGGTTGATTGTTTTAATCAGCAGAGACATAGTCAAGCACCAAAAAATCAACAGGGAAAAAGAACTCTTCCACCTTAACTATCACATCGCGAACTATTCCTCGAGGAAGCTTAGGGGTCAAATCTGCCAACACAACAGTTGTGTCGGCACGACGcagtggaccaaaatcatattggtcgtACAAGCTTCCCGGAAGGATACTCACGCTAGCTCCGAGATCCAACAACGCCCTACTCATTTTAAAATCGCCAACTTGTATAGAAATTAAAGGCGTTCCGGGATCTCGTAGCTTAGGTGGAAGGACCCCATTCAATACGGCACTAACTGTATCAGTGAGATCAACTTTTTTAGGGACTTTGTGCTGCCGTTTTTGAGTGCACAAATCCTTTAGATACTTAGCATAAGCCGGAACCTGTTTAATGGCGTCAATTAAGGGTAAgttgatttttacttgtttaaatACCTCTAAAATTTCCTCCGGTTGAGGTCCCCTTTTATTGATTATTTTCGTGTTACCCGGATCCTTCAAGGCTTCAGGAAAGGGAGGTAGAATAGATTCCCCTTCCTTAGCCTTGACTGGTTCAGAAGTTGTAGGTCGGGTGTTTTTACCATTACTTTTAACAATGTTCGGCTCCGACTCATCGTCACTCTCACCATTTTCACCTAAATCCTCCACCACACCATCCATGGGCTGTGGTGGAGTGTCGACCTTGTGATAATTTCTACCACTACGTAGAGTACTTACCTGGCCGACTGGACTGCCTTTCTTTTGATGAGCGGGATTTGGTGTTGTATCACTTGGTAGTTTCCCACTATTCTGTTTCAGATCCTTCACATCGGTTGCAAGTTGGGCCATTTGTGTAGTTAATGATTGAACGACTTTCTCTCGCATCTCCTCCTTCTGAGCAAGATTTTTCAATTCAAGTCTTCGACTCTGTAAGTCGAGCTGAATTGATTTCAACATCTCCATTATATCGTTACCCCCCGAAGTGTTAGACGACCCAGCTTGTCCTCTTTGATCATTTTGGTAGCCACCTTGAAAGTTGCCCTGAAATCTGTTCTGATTGAAGTTTCTTTGACCACCAGACTGATTGTTGCCTTGAAATCCCGGATTTTGCTGATTATTCGCATTCCCATAGCTAAAATTCGGGTGATTTCTAAGGCCCGGGTGATATGTGTTGGATTGCCTGTTGAAATTTCTTCCACCACCCCCACCTTGTACATAGTTCACATCTTCATTTTCACCAATTATGCCTGGGCATTGATCCGCTCTATGCCCTAGATCTCCACAATGTCCACACAATGGAAACTGACCATTTACCTCCGGTGGATTCTCTACTGCTCTCACTGTCGAATGTCGTGCACTTCTAGAAGATTGAGCCTTGCGTTTTGACGCCCTTGCGTTTCTTTCCAAATATTCCCAATCATCTTCTTCGTAATTCATTCCAAAAGTACCATTGGATATTGAATTTACATCCCTGGCATCTTCATCTGTTAGGCCTTCGTGGAATGTATTAATAAGCTCCCATAAATATATCTCATGATGTGGACAGTTCTTGAGCATCATTTTGAAACGATTGAACGCTTCGTGAAATAACTCACCGGGCTGTTGTCGAAACGCTCGAATATCTTTCCTTGCATTGTTAGTACGCAAATGAGTATAGAACTCATCTAAAAATTGCTGCTGCATTTCGCCCCAGGTGAATATCGAAGCTGACGGTAGCGAATGAAACCATTGCTGCGCTTTGTCTTCAAGTGTGAATTGGAGAAGTACCAATTTCACATCATCAACTGAGAAACCTTGGCTGCTGATTGTGTTGCAACGTGCATCATATGCAGCAATGTGTAGATATGGTTCTTCATGTGCATGACCATGAAACTTAGGCAGACTGGATATTGATTGCGTTCGTACTTCGAATGACCGCCCTCCTTGTAAATGTGGGATCACAACCGGTGATGGGTTGTTAACTATAGCAGGCCTGAAGTGGCTCTCTATACCTCGAACTGGACCTTGATTATTTCGACGTGGAATTCCTTCCGGTAAAATCACTGGTCGGTGTAAGTTTCGTGGCAGCGGTCTTGGCTGACCCTGCATCTGAGGTGCCGGCGGTGGTAATGGAATGTCCACTACCGGCCTTCTTGGAGCAGGCTGCTGATTGAGTGGGTCAGGTTGATGATATTGTTGTGGAATCTGTTGTATAGGCGTTGGTTGCACATATTGTTGATACCCTACGTTCCCTTGATTGACTCTCTCGGCCG belongs to Helianthus annuus cultivar XRQ/B chromosome 5, HanXRQr2.0-SUNRISE, whole genome shotgun sequence and includes:
- the LOC110940760 gene encoding uncharacterized protein LOC110940760, with translation MDDLDSSDEELIRRKRAAGELGGEGSSVRAEELVQYEPRHSGYSWGVFDDEMQARVDSSLPPEYADWELWQKAIYDQGTRQDVNREQQHDELMAYMHRSDQVRHMDAQMELNLQAYDRNQIRRHLDYYAGVPIVENPPYVDYSQLPPYEPGMPRHPMPQVHGSMWLPRQYSEPHFQSSYPYRPPPYEYPVQQQHQEPQSSSAQQQEQQGGHLADIFDMSSFYEHLGGFYGGPPGPSYQ
- the LOC110943313 gene encoding uncharacterized protein LOC110943313, producing MPNLYRSTLYDQGNNSGDFDDGYEEYDNYMGQNERQVVNTGSYERQTVGLGAAERVNQGNVGYQQYVQPTPIQQIPQQYHQPDPLNQQPAPRRPVVDIPLPPPAPQMQGQPRPLPRNLHRPVILPEGIPRRNNQGPVRGIESHFRPAIVNNPSPVVIPHLQGGRSFEVRTQSISSLPKFHGHAHEEPYLHIAAYDARCNTISSQGFSVDDVKLVLLQFTLEDKAQQWFHSLPSASIFTWGEMQQQFLDEFYTHLRTNNARKDIRAFRQQPGELFHEAFNRFKMMLKNCPHHEIYLWELINTFHEGLTDEDARDVNSISNGTFGMNYEEDDWEYLERNARASKRKAQSSRSARHSTVRAVENPPEVNGQFPLCGHCGDLGHRADQCPGIIGENEDVNYVQGGGGGRNFNRQSNTYHPGLRNHPNFSYGNANNQQNPGFQGNNQSGGQRNFNQNRFQGNFQGGYQNDQRGQAGSSNTSGGNDIMEMLKSIQLDLQSRRLELKNLAQKEEMREKVVQSLTTQMAQLATDVKDLKQNSGKLPSDTTPNPAHQKKGSPVGQVSTLRSGRNYHKVDTPPQPMDGVVEDLGENGESDDESEPNIVKSNGKNTRPTTSEPVKAKEGESILPPFPEALKDPGNTKIINKRGPQPEEILEVFKQVKINLPLIDAIKQVPAYAKYLKDLCTQKRQHKVPKKVDLTDTVSAVLNGVLPPKLRDPGTPLISIQVGDFKMSRALLDLGASVSILPGSLYDQYDFGPLRRADTTVVLADLTPKLPRGIVRDVIVKVEEFFFPVDFLVLDYVSAD